One window of Macrococcus sp. 19Msa1099 genomic DNA carries:
- a CDS encoding P-loop NTPase, giving the protein MLTKEQVIEIIGELEDPVINVPLSETEGIKEVSIKEEKEHVSVKVMIAKLGGQPQLDLQMQIVEKLKENGAKTVGIRFEEMDESMLEQFRGVSTSEIEKLVDPNNKVTFISIASGKGGVGKSTVSVNLAVALARLGKRVGLVDADIYGFSVPDMMGISERPEIDGERIVPVSRFGVKVISMAFFVEENTPVIWRGPMLGKMINNFFNEVNWGDLDYILLDLPPGTGDVALDVHTMLPKSKEIIVTTPHPTAAFVASRAGAMALHTEHEILGVVENMSYFESKETGNKEYVFGSGGGQKLAEELNTELLGQLPLAQPDWNNEDFAPSVYQEDHPLGIIYTQMAQKVIDKTK; this is encoded by the coding sequence TTGTTAACTAAAGAACAAGTCATAGAGATTATCGGGGAATTAGAAGATCCAGTAATTAATGTACCTCTCTCTGAAACAGAGGGGATTAAAGAAGTTAGTATTAAAGAAGAGAAAGAACATGTCTCTGTTAAAGTGATGATTGCAAAGCTTGGGGGTCAGCCTCAACTTGATCTTCAGATGCAAATTGTAGAGAAACTGAAGGAGAATGGCGCAAAAACTGTAGGGATACGTTTTGAAGAGATGGATGAGTCAATGCTCGAGCAGTTCCGTGGAGTTTCCACTTCGGAAATTGAAAAGTTAGTCGATCCAAATAATAAGGTAACATTCATCTCGATCGCTTCAGGAAAGGGTGGCGTCGGGAAATCAACGGTTTCTGTGAACCTTGCTGTCGCACTTGCCCGTTTAGGTAAACGTGTAGGACTAGTTGACGCTGATATTTATGGTTTCAGTGTTCCGGATATGATGGGAATTTCAGAACGACCTGAAATTGATGGCGAACGCATCGTCCCTGTATCACGTTTTGGAGTAAAGGTAATTTCGATGGCGTTTTTCGTAGAAGAGAATACACCTGTCATTTGGCGTGGGCCAATGCTTGGGAAGATGATCAATAACTTCTTTAACGAAGTGAATTGGGGAGATCTGGATTATATTCTCTTAGATTTACCACCAGGCACAGGAGATGTTGCACTAGATGTACATACAATGTTGCCGAAGAGTAAAGAAATCATCGTAACAACGCCACATCCAACAGCTGCATTTGTAGCTTCAAGAGCAGGAGCGATGGCATTGCATACGGAGCATGAAATTCTTGGTGTAGTAGAGAATATGAGCTACTTCGAAAGTAAAGAAACGGGAAATAAAGAGTATGTATTTGGTTCTGGTGGCGGTCAAAAGTTAGCTGAAGAGTTAAACACAGAGCTGCTCGGGCAACTTCCGTTAGCTCAACCGGACTGGAACAATGAAGATTTTGCACCTTCTGTCTATCAAGAAGACCATCCACTTGGTATCATCTATACGCAAATGGCTCAAAAGGTAATCGATAAAACAAAATAA
- a CDS encoding KinB-signaling pathway activation protein, translating into MTLKNLGKFYGITLLIGLVVTVIVSLIFGYDKLTVYLVQGELGEFLAALIWFMGYGLLIASISQLAFFAYLFIHQMGQGIFRSGWNAIQVVIILFAIVDLVYFRYLRFGQKDGDILKFIWIPILIVIFGIVVSIYKNKLTGKNVFIPAMFFMVVMTTVELIPFLKVKDMMWLYCTIFALLLCNAFQLLSLPKYNKASYEERKARKIANGTWVEETPESPSKVVKNTQVVIHKKKRKKR; encoded by the coding sequence GTGACTTTAAAAAATTTAGGTAAATTCTATGGCATCACGTTACTTATAGGACTTGTTGTCACAGTAATCGTCAGTCTTATATTCGGATATGATAAATTAACAGTTTATCTTGTCCAAGGTGAATTAGGAGAGTTCCTGGCAGCGCTAATCTGGTTTATGGGATATGGACTGTTAATTGCATCTATTAGTCAGCTTGCATTCTTCGCATACTTGTTTATCCATCAGATGGGACAAGGGATATTCAGAAGCGGCTGGAATGCGATTCAAGTTGTGATTATTTTATTTGCAATCGTCGATCTCGTGTATTTCAGATATTTACGTTTTGGGCAGAAGGATGGAGATATTCTTAAATTTATCTGGATTCCAATTTTAATTGTCATCTTTGGTATTGTTGTAAGTATCTATAAAAATAAGCTGACAGGTAAAAACGTCTTTATTCCTGCAATGTTCTTTATGGTTGTAATGACAACGGTAGAACTCATACCGTTTCTGAAGGTTAAAGATATGATGTGGCTGTATTGCACCATCTTTGCGCTGCTTTTATGTAATGCATTTCAGTTATTGTCATTGCCGAAATATAATAAGGCATCTTATGAAGAACGTAAGGCACGCAAGATTGCAAATGGCACTTGGGTAGAGGAAACACCAGAGTCACCTAGTAAGGTTGTAAAGAATACGCAAGTTGTCATACATAAGAAAAAACGAAAAAAGAGATAA
- a CDS encoding MFS transporter, whose product MKRGLISALVIIMFMSAIETSIVSLATPAIGKDLGVEESLALIFTSYMIAIVVITPLVGEIMKRIGSKYTMIFGIVVFIVGSMLSGASFTFPMLVASRLIQGLGAGIMMTMGSIIPKIAFEIPYRYKVMGIVGSVWGISSIVGPLLGGLILTYLRWSFLFYINVPVAIVAIVLVLKFFKFDEQPSKAKLDVKGLLLFYAFLICLITGFTAGGLLSMAAYIVATTLLVIFVKFELKVQSPFIPVRSFNKRIGITMGTDMVYAMLLMGTNIFLPFYLQTEKGLSPLLSGLTTFSISVFWLTSTFILKRIEQRFTVKQVYQLSFFYMIIGAAIILVTESVIAVTIGCIFLGLSYGTVFTKNVVTIQESAAPHELGSMMSTYSLLKFIGSTTGSIVMSFVYYSNVLHNIHNNMAVMVIIALILIIIYQFLYREKTA is encoded by the coding sequence ATGAAAAGAGGATTAATTAGTGCGCTCGTGATTATTATGTTTATGAGTGCTATCGAAACATCAATCGTGTCACTCGCAACTCCTGCAATCGGCAAAGATCTAGGTGTTGAAGAGTCGCTTGCTTTAATATTTACCAGCTATATGATTGCTATTGTAGTGATCACACCGCTTGTCGGGGAAATTATGAAACGTATCGGATCTAAGTATACAATGATATTCGGTATTGTCGTATTTATAGTAGGAAGTATGTTATCAGGGGCGTCATTTACGTTTCCAATGCTTGTTGCATCACGTCTTATTCAAGGGCTTGGTGCAGGGATCATGATGACGATGGGGAGTATTATTCCGAAGATTGCGTTTGAAATTCCATATCGCTATAAAGTAATGGGTATCGTGGGAAGTGTCTGGGGCATTTCAAGTATCGTAGGCCCACTTTTAGGCGGATTAATATTAACCTACTTAAGATGGAGTTTTTTATTTTACATTAATGTTCCTGTAGCAATAGTTGCGATTGTTCTTGTGCTGAAGTTCTTTAAATTTGATGAACAGCCGTCTAAGGCGAAACTTGATGTTAAAGGGTTACTGCTTTTCTACGCATTTTTAATCTGTTTGATTACTGGCTTCACTGCTGGAGGGCTGCTAAGTATGGCAGCATATATAGTAGCAACTACATTACTCGTTATATTTGTTAAGTTTGAATTGAAAGTACAATCACCATTTATACCAGTACGCTCCTTTAATAAAAGGATAGGTATAACGATGGGAACAGATATGGTATACGCAATGCTGTTGATGGGAACGAACATATTCTTACCGTTTTATTTGCAGACAGAGAAAGGGTTGTCACCATTACTTAGTGGTTTAACCACCTTCTCGATATCAGTGTTCTGGCTGACATCTACCTTTATATTGAAACGTATTGAACAACGCTTTACCGTTAAGCAAGTCTATCAATTAAGTTTCTTCTATATGATTATCGGTGCAGCGATTATACTAGTTACAGAAAGTGTTATTGCAGTAACGATTGGATGTATATTTCTAGGATTGAGCTATGGTACTGTATTTACGAAAAATGTCGTAACCATTCAAGAAAGTGCGGCACCACATGAACTCGGCAGTATGATGAGTACTTATAGTTTACTTAAGTTTATCGGCTCAACTACTGGATCGATAGTCATGTCGTTTGTCTACTATAGCAATGTATTACACAATATTCATAACAATATGGCGGTAATGGTCATCATTGCGCTTATACTCATCATTATTTATCAGTTTTTATATAGAGAAAAGACGGCTTAG
- the rocF gene encoding arginase gives MNKTIEIIGAPSAFGQRKLGVNMGPDAMQYAGLVERIEAIGHKVVDSGNIESPVIDMKVYKSEQDGGLRNLPEVTTFCETLSEAVDTSVQNGHYPLVIGGDHSIAMGTISGIAKHYDNLGVIWYDAHGDLNVADSSPSGNIHGMPLRALIGDGHEDLVNIGGYDKKVKVENIVLIGMRDLDEGEKAYIKEVGIKTYTMADIDQLGMKTVIEQTLEHLSNCDGIHLSLDVDALDPSETPGTGTTVPGGITYRESHLAMEMLNDSDRVTSFEIVEVNPLIDINNQTAEQAVGLTGSFFGEKLL, from the coding sequence ATGAATAAGACAATTGAAATTATTGGTGCGCCAAGTGCGTTCGGGCAACGTAAGTTAGGGGTAAATATGGGACCGGATGCAATGCAATATGCTGGTTTAGTAGAGCGCATAGAAGCAATTGGACATAAGGTAGTAGATAGTGGGAATATTGAATCACCTGTAATTGATATGAAAGTGTACAAAAGCGAACAGGACGGTGGTTTAAGAAATTTACCAGAAGTTACTACTTTTTGTGAGACTTTAAGTGAGGCTGTTGATACATCAGTGCAAAATGGACATTATCCATTAGTTATTGGTGGCGATCATTCTATTGCGATGGGTACGATATCAGGGATTGCAAAGCATTATGATAATCTAGGAGTAATCTGGTATGATGCCCATGGTGATCTGAATGTCGCGGACTCATCACCTTCTGGTAATATTCACGGAATGCCGTTACGTGCATTAATTGGCGACGGCCATGAAGATTTAGTGAATATCGGTGGTTATGACAAGAAAGTTAAAGTTGAAAATATTGTCCTTATTGGTATGCGTGATCTTGATGAGGGAGAAAAGGCGTATATTAAAGAGGTAGGTATAAAAACTTATACGATGGCAGATATCGATCAGCTCGGTATGAAGACAGTGATTGAACAGACATTAGAGCACTTATCAAATTGTGATGGTATCCATTTATCACTTGATGTAGATGCACTGGATCCAAGTGAAACACCAGGGACAGGTACTACAGTTCCAGGTGGTATTACGTATCGCGAAAGTCACCTTGCAATGGAAATGCTAAATGACAGTGACAGAGTGACTTCGTTTGAAATTGTAGAGGTGAATCCATTGATAGATATTAATAACCAAACAGCAGAACAAGCAGTAGGGC